Below is a window of Populus trichocarpa isolate Nisqually-1 chromosome 3, P.trichocarpa_v4.1, whole genome shotgun sequence DNA.
GGTTAACTCATTGCATTTTCATAAATTGAAaggatttctcttcttttctttgtcaattACAACACATGTATAGAAGTGCTCTTGCTCAGAGTAAATGCTATTGTAATGTTTTCACATAGACTCCCCTGGTTTGCCATTAATTCACTTATATATCTTGGAACATAGCCATAAATGAAAGGTTCTTCCAGTTCAACAAAATTAACCATGAAGCTCTTAGCTAGAATTTTTAGACAGAAGGGTGGCCAAGTAAACTCCTATACTCTGTACCTCTGGAGGAAGTAAAAATAgatgtttatgtattttgatgCCATACATTACTTGATCGACACTTGCTTAtgccattatttgtttttactttttgctAATGATTCcatacattttttatattggtGTGGTTTATGAGGTCAGGGTTCTTGCTCGCTACTACTAACTTCTCTATATTTTCCTGGTCATTAAAAATGAAACGTAATGATTTACATGTGCAGAATGGAGACATTAAAGAGGCATCTTCTGTTTTCTGGTCAGGAGGGATTACAAGAACTCAAGAAAATTGCTATACGGCTTGAGGAAAAGATTTATACTACCGCCACCAATCAGGTATTTGCCTAATGCGAGGTTCGATAATTACAATAATCTCTAGACATGAATATACACACGCATTTATGCATGTACAAATGTGTGTGTACTGTGCCTACACTTCCTCACCGTTCATTCTGTATGCAAGGCTGATTGGGAGTTCACATCTTTTTGTTAATTCTCTTGACAAGTGTTTTATTTAGAGTGAACAAGTTCATGTATAGGGGAAGTGTGCAAAAAGCAAATAGTGAATcaatacataaataataaaattaaaatagaggAAACAGAAGTATATCCTCACAGAAGATGAAATGATAGAGCATATATTCATTTCCCCCTTCTCTTGTAACATGGATTGCTCTGAGAGCTAGTGTTTTGTTATTGATATCTGATTTCAGTCTGATTATTTGCGTAAAATATCACTGGAGATTCTTTCGATGGAGATCAGGTCTTAAAACGCCATGCCCACTGCCCTCATGGATCCAGAAGGTAATAATGCAGCCAAGCATTGAATTTCTAAACAtcttaccttttgtttttcttttcacattgtTATCAAACTCTTTTACATTTTATTGCTGCATATTGCTATGTATTTTGCCTTGCTGGAAAAATCTCATGATCACCTCCACGATGCTAATTCTGTAATGCATGTGAAGTGTTTCATCCTTAACTTGTTAAGGAACAAGGACTGTAATGCAtgactattttatattttatgcttGAGATGGTAGATTTTAAAGATTTTCCTGCTTAGGATGTAAGACGTCACTTTCTTGCTTTTTCTTCTGAGAGAAAgtatttgatccttttttcatatataataatgCTGCCGAGCATTGAATTTCTAAACAtcttaccttttgttttgtttgtcgCATTGTTATCATACTCTTTTGCATTTTATTGCAGCATATTGCTATGTGTATGGCATGCTTTAATCAAAAAGTTGAGTAATCGATGAATGTTAGGCAAGAAAATTactgattatttttgttttctgcctcctccttttctttcatccACCCCGAAAATtgtcatattatttttgttttcagccGCCTCTTCTTCCCCCAACCCTGAAAATTGTCAGACAACACTTTTATGCTTTGAATCAAATCCATCCTAGTTCTTTCGCTCATAACTTTATGTGTGAACTGCCGATGTTTCATTTGTCTTCCTTGTTCagtgccttctttttttctgacaggtttttctttttgcctTTTATCTTGAACAACATCCCATAGTATGCCCCCTCAAGTTCAGAATCATGGGTTGTTTCTCCCTATCCTATTGTCCACTAATCAGTCTCAAGCACGCCAACAGTTGTTATCACAGAACATGCAGAATTGCATGGCATCTAATGGAGTTCAAAGTTTTGCTGGTTTACAAGCGACACTGCCTCTTGTCTCCGGTGTAACCCAGACTATCCCCAACACTGTTGTCCAGGATCCTAACATGCAGAGTATCCCTGGTGTTTCACAGAACTCAGTGGGGAATTCAATGGGACAAGGGAATCCCTCCATTATGTTTGCCAATTCTCAGAGACAAATGCCAGGTAATGCTTTTTTTGGTAGCTTTATGTGCCACTGCGGCCACTTACGGCATTAGAAATGCCACTGCTATTGAAACCATTGCAATCACACACGCATTTGTTACCACATCATACCCTCCAGTGCATTGCACCAGCTGTTAACCTCTCATTCTGGATTTATAGGGTCTGTCCGTCAGTTTGAATGATTACATAATGTTTAGATGGAGTTCCTAGTACTCCTAGTCCGAAAAGGACTTGTATTTCTCTGTAGGAAAATACTAATAGTCCTATCTAGAATAGGAAAAACCTAATGAAGCTCGCTATACTTTGGGATAATAAATtactaaatggaaaataaaactgAGACTTGCAGTATTCCATAATTTTCAGCAAGAGTGAAAATTACAGAAATACCCTTGTATATggaaaacacacaaaaatacatgaattctAATCTTTTGTTGCCCGCACTGAAATTTTTGTAGCATTCCTAGATTCTACAGCACAGACTGGACATGCAAAAGGCGCTGATTGGCAAGAGGAGATCTATCATAAGGTAATTTCTGTGATTTACTGTTCATTAGATGGAGTTCATGTATGCCATAGTCTTGCAAGATTTCAATGGAAAAAGGTCTCCTGGGATTGGTCCAAGGAATTTTATTCAGCTATGGTTGGGATTAGTTAGGAAGCATTGTAAGTTCCATGATTGCAGCAACTAAGAAATGATTAATCATTGATAAGATGAATGAAGGTAAAAATATTCAGATTTCTAGGTCAAGAGGATTGCTTTCTTGGTTCTGGCACGACAGTTTTTTATTGCAAACCTCTCCCTTTCGATTTCCCCCCCCATATTTGTTGTGTggtgaattattatttatttccaaCGAGTCCTATTGTCCGTACTTCTTACTGCATTAGACAGACTTAAAAATAAGAGTGCACTATATCTGAATGACTTACAGTTTATCTTTGGTTAAGTGAAGAGTTATTTGCACGATTGCAATCAACTTGTTCTGAAACATGTGAcaatggaagaaaaagaaaataagtgggACTTATTCCATTGAATCATGACCATATCCAGTATTGttgaattttatagaaaatgagGTTGAAATTCTGAATGTCTCAAGTCATAACTGCATATTTGATAAGGACATTTTTTTTGTGCTTAGGAGAGTATTAAAACGGGAATAAGAATGGTTGTTGATAATGATACATAGGGTCATGCTTAGGATCTAAGGCTAAGAAGCGTTGCTAAAGTCGTGACATCCATTGTCTTGAGCTATGACAACAGAAAACAATGATGAGTAGCTTGCAGGGAGACAAAGTAACTGAACTTAACCAACCCCTGAATCTTGTCTTATGGTGTACTTACACAGCCCTTTGCATCTTTCCATTCCATCAATATCGACATCCTTTTGAGTTTCCAGCATTAATTCCACTCTGCTATTGCTATtttatctcaactaatttatGTTGTCCTCtacccttttttattattattttatttttatcaattcccTTAAGTTTGTTTGtgttactttctttctttctttttgagaaGTATAATATTGCATTAGAATACGCCAAGATCTGGCGGAGGAgacatataaaacataaaaaatctgcTTACAGCTCACGATTAGCAGGTCtaagaaatgaaatgataacCAACCCAAGAAACCAAAAATACAAATAGCAGCTAAGAGAAGCAAATATGAttccaaaataacaaaatagcagCTAAAAGATGCAGATTTGTTGCCACACACCAAGATGAATTGCCAAGTAAACTTCCAACTTGAACCAGATTTGAGATAAACAAAATATTGCCATCTTTCCTCAACTTAACCGAACAACCAGTCATGGCCTCTCCAGAGATCAGCCTTTGACACCTTAACAAGAAGAGGAGCAAGATCGCGCACCACACTCTGGATATCTTGGAGATTCAGCTCCTTTCTAGAACTAAAGCAATCTACAGATCATTGGCACGCACCAAACAGAA
It encodes the following:
- the LOC18096666 gene encoding mediator of RNA polymerase II transcription subunit 15a isoform X2; protein product: MPPQVQNHGLFLPILLSTNQSQARQQLLSQNMQNCMASNGVQSFAGLQATLPLVSGVTQTIPNTVVQDPNMQSIPGVSQNSVGNSMGQGNPSIMFANSQRQMPAFLDSTAQTGHAKGADWQEEIYHKIKVMKETYFLEINEMYQRIAAKLQQELYREQGIRQEELGYHEQTVFHEVMRSVKYGLFVLICLFCGM